The nucleotide sequence AGGATGCTTGGTTGCAGTCCATGCATCATTTACACGAGTTAACTTTTAGTACCATATAGAAGTTGACGGCCAAAAAGTTGGGCATCACATTTCCTGCTGCTTTATAACAGGTACCAACCATCTCAGCAAGTGGGGTTGAATGCTCTTTGCATGCTTGATCTTCAACTGGATATGTTGGGAAATAATTCATCAGGAAAAGAGATGCACCTTTCGAAGTAAGTGGCTTTGACTCTTTTCTGTTTGGACACGAGCCTGATTTCACCCCAGGATCACCGGCTAAAACCCAAAACAATAGGATGCCGTTATTGTAAATACATATACATCCAAAGTCAGAAAAGTAAGCTAGTGTGTATATACCCTCATTTTCCTTCATATACTTCCACTGATAAGCAATTCCTTCCTCTGCTTCCTTAGAAGCAATAGAGGTGAAAACCAAAAGCCGGTAATTCGCTTGCACCATCTCATTCACAGTGGGCCAATCATCACCCTTTTTAGGCATTTTAGACACAGGAAACCAATACTTGTCCAATCCAGCATTAGTGAACAGCGTTATCAACCCTTTTGGAGTATGGACATAGTCCTCGATTATAATGGTTACAATCTCAGTTGGGTTTTGGCTCAAGAAAGCTTCCACTTCCCTCAAAGTGTTAATGGCAGGTTGCTGTGAATAAACCATTGGCAGCATTAAAAACTACTGCTTTAAAAGATggatgttaaaacttaaaaatcaGAGTTGAATTGCTAAGATGATGGAATGGACAGTTGGATTACAAAGGCAGTGAAGTTGAAACATTGCCCCCGAAAAGAATGGCAGAGCCAGATATCATCCGCAAAATCGTACAAATCCAACATCAGTCCCCTCACTCCATTCTAGTCAATGAcattaaacaagaaaaaaaaaaaaacagaaatcaaTAGACAGAAAAATATGAGAGGGaaagagaacaaaagaaaagtcCAGGATAACCGACATGAATCGCAGCATCTACTTGAATTATCACGTCGTAATTGACTATGAAAAAAAATGGGTAAATGGGTatttcaattcatttttctTCTGTCATCACTTAAATTCTCCAGAACCAAAAAAGGTGAATCAATCTAACCAAAAGAAGTAGAAGCACATACGTTCAATTGATTGGTGACCGAGTCTTCTTGATTGTAAAATGTTAACCTCTGAACCCCGGGCAAAGGCTGTGCATCCACTATGCTAAACGAATTATGAGTCACCAACCACGTATACTTGTTGAAAGGCAACCCTCCAATCTACACAGTCAGAGAAGAAAAGATCACCACTAAGAAACCCACAAAATTAAGCTTCAAGTAGTTCATATAAAACGCACCAAATGCAGGATATATTTAACACCCATGAATCCATGATGAATCATGATGAAATATACTCAATtgaatcaaaagaaagcttacaATTGAAGTGGGTGTGATAGCTTGGCCTCTGGTGCAGAGAGGCTGAGTCCTACCCAAAGCAGGGCAGTTGCCACAATAGAGTCCAGGACCACAGTCCGTGGCCGCAGAGCAAGAGTCCAGCACCTGCAATTCTTCATAATTTAGCACCGTATTCAACTCAAGAATAACAAAAGGTAAAGTTGTGTACGGATCAAGAATCTTTAGAGAGAGATCACCGCTGCATATGCTAGTGTGACTAAGAGTGATGTGAATAAGAGAAGCGTCACCAATGGGACTCTGCATAAGCTACGGTGGACCGCGGAACATGCCGACATGGCCACTGCTTATCAGCTTATGCAGAGCTCGAGAAGCtaatggagagagagaaagaaagaaacaaagagagagagagaagcagagCAGGTACGGTGCACAGAATACAAA is from Tripterygium wilfordii isolate XIE 37 chromosome 14, ASM1340144v1, whole genome shotgun sequence and encodes:
- the LOC120015483 gene encoding PI-PLC X domain-containing protein At5g67130 isoform X1 gives rise to the protein MSACSAVHRSLCRVPLVTLLLFTSLLVTLAYAAVLDSCSAATDCGPGLYCGNCPALGRTQPLCTRGQAITPTSIIGGLPFNKYTWLVTHNSFSIVDAQPLPGVQRLTFYNQEDSVTNQLNNGVRGLMLDLYDFADDIWLCHSFRGQCFNFTAFQPAINTLREVEAFLSQNPTEIVTIIIEDYVHTPKGLITLFTNAGLDKYWFPVSKMPKKGDDWPTVNEMVQANYRLLVFTSIASKEAEEGIAYQWKYMKENEGIYTLAYFSDFGCICIYNNGILLFWVLAGDPGVKSGSCPNRKESKPLTSKGASLFLMNYFPTYPVEDQACKEHSTPLAEMVGTCYKAAGNVMPNFLAVNFYMRSDGGGAFDALDRMNGAMVCGCSTITACQAGAPFGSCKNVAVPNRSPLTSTAGSFSGSVQFTNSASTVHSSSYLVLLVISGVFIMMNIVRNQ
- the LOC120015483 gene encoding PI-PLC X domain-containing protein At5g67130 isoform X2, producing MQSPIGDASLIHITLSHTSICSGDLSLKILDPYTTLPFVILELNTVLNYEELQVLDSCSAATDCGPGLYCGNCPALGRTQPLCTRGQAITPTSIIGGLPFNKYTWLVTHNSFSIVDAQPLPGVQRLTFYNQEDSVTNQLNNGVRGLMLDLYDFADDIWLCHSFRGQCFNFTAFQPAINTLREVEAFLSQNPTEIVTIIIEDYVHTPKGLITLFTNAGLDKYWFPVSKMPKKGDDWPTVNEMVQANYRLLVFTSIASKEAEEGIAYQWKYMKENEAGDPGVKSGSCPNRKESKPLTSKGASLFLMNYFPTYPVEDQACKEHSTPLAEMVGTCYKAAGNVMPNFLAVNFYMRSDGGGAFDALDRMNGAMVCGCSTITACQAGAPFGSCKNVAVPNRSPLTSTAGSFSGSVQFTNSASTVHSSSYLVLLVISGVFIMMNIVRNQ